In Nitrosarchaeum koreense MY1, one genomic interval encodes:
- a CDS encoding 6-pyruvoyl trahydropterin synthase family protein, which translates to MATSPTILDSDFRYIDKKGNLLKTRTELTVAQMLSFLDQEYQYNHKITLKNGKEVTIDFKTEKGLIEVIDNDEDIIKYKKIKEDFPEQKVMAIGHAKYVAQIKELQDIVFYDKTPQTGSIFLEDASFSFDYAHILPLVEKCSILHGHTSSVMVELVGQMKDNLLVDFGIAKKIIKEVVVEFDHKFFINRKYLKREDDSHYQIQFDGPKGMFDIQVPINTAYLLEGEATVENLSSEIIKLLAPKLPHNVEAVGVYIYEGYNKGSHIISNISR; encoded by the coding sequence ATGGCTACAAGTCCCACAATTCTAGATTCAGATTTTAGATATATCGATAAAAAAGGAAATTTACTAAAAACTAGAACAGAATTAACAGTAGCTCAGATGCTCTCATTTTTAGATCAAGAATACCAATACAATCACAAAATTACATTAAAAAACGGTAAAGAAGTAACAATTGATTTTAAAACAGAAAAAGGCCTCATCGAAGTAATTGATAATGATGAAGATATTATAAAATACAAAAAAATCAAAGAAGATTTTCCAGAACAAAAAGTAATGGCAATAGGCCATGCAAAATATGTAGCACAAATTAAAGAACTTCAGGACATTGTGTTTTATGATAAGACACCACAAACAGGTTCAATATTTTTAGAAGATGCATCATTTTCATTTGATTATGCACATATTCTTCCGTTAGTAGAGAAATGTTCAATTTTACATGGACATACATCTTCTGTCATGGTAGAATTAGTTGGACAAATGAAAGATAACCTCCTTGTTGATTTTGGTATTGCAAAAAAAATAATCAAAGAAGTTGTTGTAGAATTTGATCATAAATTTTTCATTAACAGAAAATATCTAAAAAGAGAAGACGATTCACATTATCAAATACAATTTGATGGTCCAAAAGGAATGTTTGACATTCAAGTTCCAATAAATACTGCATATCTATTAGAAGGAGAAGCTACTGTAGAAAATCTTTCAAGTGAGATAATCAAACTCCTTGCTCCTAAATTACCTCATAATGTAGAAGCCGTTGGTGTTTACATTTATGAAGGATACAATAAAGGATCTCACATTATTTCAAATATTTCAAGATAA
- the pdxT gene encoding pyridoxal 5'-phosphate synthase glutaminase subunit PdxT, which produces MSLTVGVLAIQGDVHENITSTQRAIKELGVEGSVISVKTSEEISKLDGLIIPGGESTTIGQLSLVNSLLKIIKEKIEQGMPVLGICAGMIMLSKTANDRVVGKTDQPLLDLLDINLERNSFGRQKESFEANISMNSINIPKFNGVFIRAPSVSDTGSGVEVLAKFNEKIIAVKKGNMLGVSFHPELTEDVSLHKYFINLIKKSRN; this is translated from the coding sequence ATGAGTCTTACTGTAGGAGTTTTAGCAATTCAAGGTGATGTTCATGAAAATATCACATCTACTCAAAGAGCAATTAAAGAATTAGGAGTAGAAGGTTCAGTCATAAGTGTTAAAACTTCTGAAGAGATTTCAAAACTAGACGGTTTGATTATCCCAGGTGGTGAGAGTACCACTATAGGACAACTATCCCTTGTAAACAGCTTACTTAAGATAATTAAAGAAAAAATTGAACAAGGAATGCCAGTACTAGGAATATGTGCAGGTATGATAATGCTTTCAAAAACAGCAAACGATCGCGTTGTGGGAAAAACAGATCAACCTCTTTTAGATTTACTTGACATTAATCTAGAAAGGAATTCATTTGGACGACAAAAAGAATCCTTTGAGGCAAACATCTCTATGAATTCTATTAACATTCCAAAGTTTAACGGTGTTTTTATTCGAGCTCCATCTGTTTCTGATACTGGTTCAGGTGTAGAAGTTTTAGCAAAGTTTAATGAAAAAATAATTGCAGTCAAAAAAGGAAATATGTTAGGCGTATCATTTCATCCTGAATTAACAGAAGATGTGTCATTACACAAATATTTTATAAATTTAATTAAGAAATCAAGAAACTAG
- a CDS encoding valine--tRNA ligase yields MEPKIAEKAWNPELEKEILEQWINEKIYDFSPKEDNFTIDTPPPYPSGRPWHIGAAAHYSQIDMIARTARMAGKNVYFPIGIDRNGLPVEIYTEKKHNIRMRETERGEFLKLCRAALDDLEAEMILIMKNLGISGDFSNYYRTDSEEYRTLTQSTFIELWKKGQVYLANRPNNYDWVSGTTIADAEIIYEDLPTKLVYMKFKIKETDKEIIIASTRPELLCACKTVIVNPEDERYTNFIGKKVIVPITNAEVELRTHHSAHQDFGSGAVMVCSYGDQNDVALFRELELEEIVAIGLDGKMTEAAGSYSGLKPKQARIKIIEDLENSGLVEKIEDINHRTPVSERSKNPIEIIPMEEYYLKQKESVEKMKKLGQEITFYPSMHKQILMNWLESINIDWPISRRRYYGTEIPIWYCKKCSEPHVPEPGKYYKPWLEKCPISQCSKCGNSEFVGEERTFDTWMDSSVSPLYVCKFNRDQDFFNKVYPASLRPQAKDIVRTWLYYTLLRCEQLTGEKPWSEAWIMGYGLDEKGMKMSKSKGNAIDPLPVIEQFGADTFRFWSASEINHGYDFRCNEQKIESTKKFLSKLWNVSRFLSSFPVIKSGIPTESDKWILSELDSLIKECKRGYDEYNFFIPAIAIREFTWNIFAAHYIEMVKARAYGIGFTDEERDGAIYTLHKTLSTILKLLAPITPFITEYLWKTLYSSDSIHKQLQVKSESIQEQSKITKEITEFNSKVWNEKKLKNLSLKDSIKIIIPESLEPFRKDLKSMHNLDDN; encoded by the coding sequence ATGGAACCAAAAATTGCAGAAAAAGCTTGGAACCCAGAGTTAGAAAAGGAGATTCTCGAACAATGGATAAATGAGAAAATTTATGACTTCTCTCCAAAGGAAGATAATTTTACGATAGATACACCACCTCCTTATCCATCAGGTAGACCGTGGCACATCGGTGCAGCTGCACATTATTCTCAAATCGATATGATTGCACGCACTGCAAGAATGGCTGGAAAAAATGTGTATTTTCCAATAGGTATTGACAGAAACGGCCTTCCTGTGGAAATTTACACAGAAAAAAAGCACAATATCAGAATGCGTGAAACTGAACGAGGTGAATTTCTAAAACTATGCAGAGCTGCACTTGATGATTTAGAAGCTGAAATGATATTGATTATGAAAAACTTGGGAATCAGCGGTGATTTTTCTAATTACTATAGGACTGACTCTGAAGAATATAGAACACTAACACAGTCTACATTTATTGAACTTTGGAAGAAAGGTCAAGTCTATCTTGCAAACAGACCAAATAATTATGATTGGGTATCAGGTACAACAATTGCAGATGCCGAAATAATTTACGAAGATTTGCCAACTAAACTAGTCTACATGAAATTTAAAATTAAAGAGACAGATAAAGAAATAATCATAGCAAGTACAAGACCAGAATTACTGTGTGCATGTAAAACAGTAATTGTAAATCCAGAAGATGAAAGATATACAAATTTTATCGGTAAAAAAGTAATTGTACCAATTACTAATGCAGAGGTAGAACTAAGAACACATCATTCTGCACATCAAGATTTTGGTTCTGGTGCAGTAATGGTTTGTAGTTACGGAGATCAAAACGATGTTGCATTATTTAGAGAGTTAGAATTAGAAGAAATTGTTGCGATAGGATTAGATGGGAAGATGACAGAAGCTGCGGGTAGTTATTCAGGATTAAAACCAAAACAAGCACGAATAAAAATTATCGAAGATTTAGAAAATAGTGGATTAGTTGAAAAAATTGAAGATATTAATCACAGAACTCCTGTATCTGAAAGAAGTAAAAACCCAATTGAAATTATCCCAATGGAAGAATATTATCTAAAACAAAAAGAATCAGTTGAAAAAATGAAAAAATTAGGACAAGAAATTACATTTTATCCATCAATGCATAAACAAATTCTCATGAATTGGCTAGAATCTATCAATATTGATTGGCCAATTTCAAGAAGAAGGTATTATGGTACTGAGATACCCATATGGTATTGCAAAAAATGTTCAGAACCACATGTTCCTGAGCCTGGAAAGTACTATAAACCATGGTTAGAAAAATGCCCCATTAGTCAATGCTCCAAGTGTGGAAATAGTGAGTTTGTAGGAGAAGAAAGAACTTTTGATACATGGATGGATTCCAGTGTCTCACCACTTTATGTTTGTAAATTTAATAGAGACCAAGATTTTTTCAATAAAGTTTATCCCGCATCACTTCGACCTCAAGCAAAAGATATTGTTAGAACTTGGTTGTACTATACACTTCTAAGATGTGAGCAGCTGACAGGAGAAAAACCATGGTCTGAAGCATGGATTATGGGATATGGTCTTGATGAAAAAGGTATGAAAATGAGCAAGAGTAAAGGAAATGCAATTGATCCTTTACCAGTAATTGAACAATTTGGAGCAGACACTTTTAGGTTTTGGAGTGCAAGTGAAATTAATCATGGATATGATTTTAGATGTAATGAACAAAAAATTGAATCTACAAAAAAATTTCTCAGTAAACTATGGAATGTATCAAGATTTTTGTCTAGTTTCCCAGTAATTAAATCTGGAATTCCAACAGAGTCAGACAAATGGATATTATCTGAATTAGATAGTCTAATCAAAGAATGTAAGAGGGGATACGATGAATATAACTTCTTTATTCCTGCAATTGCAATTAGAGAATTTACATGGAATATTTTTGCAGCGCATTACATTGAAATGGTCAAAGCGAGAGCGTATGGAATTGGATTTACAGATGAGGAAAGAGATGGAGCAATCTATACATTACATAAAACACTGTCAACAATTTTGAAATTATTAGCACCAATTACACCATTCATAACAGAATATCTTTGGAAGACATTGTATTCATCAGATAGCATACATAAGCAACTTCAAGTAAAGTCTGAATCAATACAAGAACAAAGTAAGATTACAAAAGAGATAACTGAATTTAACTCCAAAGTATGGAATGAAAAAAAGCTGAAAAATCTTTCATTAAAGGATTCGATTAAAATTATCATCCCAGAAAGTTTAGAACCTTTTAGAAAGGATTTGAAATCAATGCATAATTTAGACGATAATTGA
- the pdxS gene encoding pyridoxal 5'-phosphate synthase lyase subunit PdxS → MLSLSGERTDAKGIIQEKSNSNNILRGTSTLKRGFAHMLKNGVVMDVTTVEQAQIAEDAGAVSVMVLDKLPSDVRKAGGVARTASIRIIQDIMDSVTIPVMAKCRIGHVYEAKVLDETNVDMIDESEVLTPADEHHHIWKWDFTTPFVNGARSLSEALRRIEEGAAMIRTKGEPGTGNVAEAVTHIKKVNDELRTIKSIYDSGDDQDLIRIAREFKVSYDIVAKTAKLGRLPVVNFAAGGIATPADAAYLMSLGCDGIFVGSGIFNADDAKERARAIVLATTFWNESDKVKEAQKMIDERQSMLGLDVKTLELRMQDRGGLA, encoded by the coding sequence ATGCTTTCACTTTCAGGCGAAAGAACTGATGCAAAAGGAATCATTCAAGAAAAATCTAACTCTAATAATATTTTACGCGGAACATCTACTTTAAAACGTGGTTTTGCTCATATGCTAAAAAATGGTGTAGTGATGGATGTTACAACTGTAGAGCAAGCTCAAATTGCAGAAGATGCAGGAGCTGTATCTGTTATGGTTTTAGATAAACTGCCATCTGATGTAAGAAAAGCAGGCGGAGTTGCGCGAACTGCAAGTATTCGAATCATCCAAGATATTATGGATTCAGTCACAATTCCAGTCATGGCAAAATGTAGAATTGGTCATGTCTATGAAGCAAAAGTTCTTGATGAAACTAATGTGGATATGATAGACGAATCAGAAGTTTTAACACCAGCTGATGAACATCATCATATTTGGAAATGGGATTTTACAACACCTTTTGTTAATGGAGCGAGATCACTGTCTGAAGCATTAAGAAGAATTGAAGAAGGAGCTGCAATGATCAGAACTAAAGGGGAACCTGGTACTGGAAATGTTGCAGAAGCTGTTACTCATATTAAAAAAGTCAACGATGAACTTAGAACAATAAAATCCATTTATGATTCTGGTGATGATCAAGATCTGATTAGAATTGCAAGAGAATTCAAAGTCTCATATGATATAGTTGCAAAAACTGCTAAACTTGGAAGATTACCAGTAGTTAATTTTGCAGCAGGAGGAATTGCAACTCCAGCCGATGCTGCATATTTGATGTCACTTGGTTGTGATGGGATATTTGTAGGATCTGGAATTTTTAATGCAGACGATGCTAAAGAAAGAGCAAGAGCTATTGTTCTAGCAACTACATTTTGGAATGAATCTGATAAAGTAAAAGAGGCACAAAAAATGATTGATGAGAGACAATCCATGTTAGGATTAGATGTTAAAACTCTTGAATTAAGAATGCAAGATCGTGGTGGTTTAGCATGA